The following proteins are encoded in a genomic region of Candidatus Dormiibacterota bacterium:
- a CDS encoding response regulator transcription factor → MPKRILVVEDEANIRQTLRYNLVKEGYEVSEAGTGPEALNEARRIRPDLILLDLMLPELSGLEVCRILRQEMATPILMLTAKGAEIDKVVGLHVGADDYVTKPFSLTELMARINALLRRVELSGQKGGQPSDVEQLDGFKLDRGARTVHVGEEEVRLAPKEFDLLSFMLAHPNRVHSRESLIQQVWGSNFYGDRKTVDVHVRWLREKFERFEAIPFRITTVFAVGYRLDQLPRS, encoded by the coding sequence ATGCCGAAGCGCATCCTCGTCGTGGAGGACGAGGCGAACATCCGCCAGACGCTGCGGTACAACCTCGTCAAGGAGGGGTACGAGGTCAGCGAGGCGGGCACCGGCCCGGAGGCGCTCAACGAGGCGCGCCGCATCCGTCCCGACCTCATCCTGCTCGACCTCATGCTGCCCGAGCTCAGCGGGCTCGAGGTCTGCCGCATCCTCCGCCAGGAGATGGCCACGCCGATCCTCATGCTCACCGCCAAGGGCGCGGAGATCGACAAGGTGGTCGGCCTCCACGTCGGCGCCGACGACTACGTCACCAAGCCGTTCTCGCTGACCGAGCTGATGGCGCGCATCAACGCGCTGCTGCGCCGGGTGGAGCTCAGCGGTCAGAAGGGCGGCCAGCCCTCCGACGTCGAGCAGCTCGACGGTTTCAAGCTCGACCGCGGCGCGCGCACCGTGCACGTCGGCGAGGAGGAGGTGCGGCTGGCGCCGAAGGAGTTCGACCTGCTGTCGTTCATGCTCGCGCATCCCAACCGCGTGCACTCGCGCGAGAGCCTGATCCAGCAGGTCTGGGGGAGCAACTTCTACGGCGACCGCAAGACCGTTGACGTGCACGTGCGCTGGCTGCGCGAGAAGTTCGAGCGCTTCGAGGCCATCCCGTTCCGGATCACCACGGTGTTCGCGGTCGGCTACCGACTCGACCAGTTGCCGCGGAGCTGA